The genomic segment CACACTACACTGAGGTCACTTGGGATACAAGTTAAGACTGCCTCTTCAGTCATTCAGTCAGAAGATTTAAGTTTAGACTTTCATTAATCCCGGGGAGGGATGGGAGGCTTAGAACAGCAAATGGAAAATGTTGATTGAGTTCAGAATCCAGTGTACAAAAGCCTTCAGATTACTCTCTGAATATTCAGTAACAGATTTTCATGTATCATTACCAAGTGGCTGTATGCTGTGTCCAGGTACTGTAAGGTGGATGGGGACTTTCATGGTAACACTTACAAATGACTACCCCTgaaaaaagcttaataaacactaaaatgtttattaaaggtgcactgtgtaggatggtggccagaataggtattgcaactatgctgctcattgagactgCTGCCTTTAGCCAAGTaaatgtttcatgaatatttactaaacaaaCGAATATTTGCTACTATGACCGAAGTATAGTACGTTTTGCggctaaaaaaaatctatttctggaaatccaaaatagatcatggagaagatccccttttcatgtatgaaaagccaaaatttcccagtcataatgaatataatgaatttgatggtggtggtacattttcatgaaaattctgaattctggaaatacaataccaaaaatattacacagtgcacctttgatgaATTGATCATGAACAGGTGTGTTTTAATGTGTTTCAGTTACTACCCAAATAAGTTAGCCAGGAGTGATCAGTAAATCTACTTGTAGTGGAGCCTTGTGGCTTTAATTTGTAATCAGAAAAGTCACAGAGCTCTGATATTAGGTTTACCGTTTGTTCTGAGTAGTTAACATACCAGAATAAGTTCCTAAATCTTTCAGGGACTACCCCCTTGATTTTGTTGGCTTCTGACAGTTATAACACCCCAAACACAGTGGTCCCCCCTGAGCAGACTAGTAAGAACTAGTATTTTTGTAACAGCACAGAAACTTGAGGCTGGGTTTTACAACTCCTGCAGATTTTTCTTTTACTTGCTAGTGGCATGTTTGCATATCCAGGATTGGTTTGTTTGAATAGTTAAAGTCAACAAGCATCAGCCCAGGACCATAACCAAGGCTGGTACAGTGTGCCTAAAAAACTAGACTGAATCCTGCCGGCAGAATTGTTTTTGCCAGGCTGGTTGGTCCAGCCTCACACCATAGGTGATAATCGTAGCTGGCCCATGAATTTGGCCTGGCTCTGTCCTTAAATTACAACACCCTGTCTGGATATGAATCGGTAATGAGGCATTGGGATGGGCTTAGCGCAGTGACTTTTGGCTATGGTGCGGGGCCAGACTATAAAATGTCATGTCTCATCATAGTCTGGTCGTTTGCCAAGCTAGGGCATGAATGCAAACGCAATGGTTTGAAAATGGAGAGAATATGGTGGTGGCAAGCGGTGTATGGTAGTTAATAACTCAGGTGGAGTCAGGCTTTATTGACAGCGGTGCAAGGTGAGATATACAAATGCAGTATGGAGTCTCATCTGCCAAGACTTCATgaacacccctccctcccttccccacaCATTGTACAACAGTCCTGACCCAAAGCAACAAGTATGATGTAGGTACCCAACTCTCTCACAATCTCACACAAGGTCGTGTTAAAGGAAGAGCTCACCACTTTTGAAAGGAAATGTTCATTTTACACCCCTCACCTCAGGTTCAATACCTGAGCTTTATCTTTCTTCTATTCTGGTCTGGTGATGCTATGGCATGCATCACTGAACCGAATGGGACCAGTTGATACCATGCAGTTGTTGGTACCATCCAGTAATACATGGCAAGAAGTAACATCACCAGAATCAGAGAAGGTAAAGCTCAATTATATCGAGGAGGGAGGGGTGTAGAATGGGCATATTTCTAAAATGGCGGACTTTAAGTCTTCAATTCTTGCTCCTGTTCCCCATCAGCCACATTGGTACTTGAGTTTTCATCACTACACAGCACAGACATCAAGTGGGTATATCGTATATGCCCTTGCGGCAAATAAATTTCACATTTGTATTTCGATTTTTAACAGCTGCTTTTAGTCGACACATTTAATAGTCATTTTAAGGCCTTGCTCTGCTTGCACTGAAATGGGAAATGTGTGACAATTGCTAGACCTACAACCAAGACTTCCAGGCAGTCCGATCAACTTGTCCCATCATATCTTGAGTGGATAAGTGccgtttttttaatttttttataccTGGTTGGATATAGCACCTGTTGGAAAAGCGTTGtaaagcacacaaatgcacacacacacacttgttcagaAGCTGGGTTTTTGACTTAGTTTTGGGTCTGCTTGAGTTAACACAAGTGgttacattacaataaacaaaaatacctttttcctttctttacttttttttggaGTGTATTATTTTTCCAACACGTGTGGTAGAAATTAAAAGTGGCGTTCCCAGTTTCAACACAAGGCGTTCTTATTCATTCTGCTACACATTCATCTTACAGAAGACATTATGAGACCGCCCAGCGCATCATTACTCTAGCACAGTAGTACTGTAGCAATCCATTGATTATGTGCTCTCTTGATAACAGAAAGCCAGCATGGAGAATGATGAACACCTGCAGCAATAGAATCTTCTGATCAGAACTCAAGAGGGCAAGCAGCGATTGTTCTAgaattttgtcttttttcttttacaacaaataaaaaagggttctattctTTTTGAGATGTGTCAGGGCTGAGCCAGACTGAACCAGCAGGAGTTATTACAAAATACAATCCCACCCCCTGGAGATATATCGGAAGAGGTTGAACAATGAAAAATGGAAAAAGAGGctgcaaaaaaaggggggggcttCTATTTTCTCTAAAGAGACAAGTTCAACCGGTGGTGACTCTAAAAATGACAGTAACGGATGGGACAAAACTGAAGCAACAAATGGAAAAACAGGGAAAATAATGTTTTAGATTATTATGTGGAACTGGGATGGAAAGGCCAAAAGGATCTCCCCCATCAGTTTCACAACATACACCTTAAATGATCTTCAATCAACTCTCTGGCCATCCAAACAACACTGCTCCTCCATAAATATGCTGTGCCAAATCATACGTACACTGCGACATACACCAACTGTACATTTGAACATTTGTTATAGCAAGTTAGACTCTGTTTTCCCTAATAGGACTCATCACCCCGCCccctttcccttccctccccGTGACCCtccaaacacaacaaaaacacaaatctATTCCTCGGCTCTCCAACTGAGCTTTTTAATCATCAGCTACTGCCCCTTAACAATAAGTTAACTATCTGGTTGAACTGCAGTAAAGGCCCTTCTTTGAAAGTTCTTAAAAGTGTGtggtaggtttttttttgtcgttTTGAAGACAAGCGCcatttctcttctttccctcccccccAAATCCCCAAAGTGTCTCCCttgcccttcttcctcctcctcctcctcctcttcctcgtctaaCCAGACTTGGCTCCgacgagtttcatgagtccgtcTGTGCTCATGGACTTGGGGCGCTCGAGGGGGAAGCCGAGCGCTCTGCTCCAGATCAGCTGTGCGAGGACGCCCAGCGCGCGCGACACGCCGAACAACACTGTGTAGTAGTTCATCTCAGTCATGCCGTAGTACTGCACAAGGGGAGAAACAGAAGACATGGCCATCATCACACTgtagtagcagagagagtagagagagagaggttccattggcccattgtttccgggttctattattgggggggaaatccccctttaggcagacctaggcagacctgaggactgttctattcaatgctaggagcattatgacacacccctttaggcagaccggaacctggtcatgttaggtgcccatagaaacctattatgttggcatatctctatacttaaagaatctctggtagtagtaCTACACGAAAAACACAATTATCATCACCGTCATGCTGTCGTACACGGGGAGTCATCACACAAACTGTAGTACTGCACTGGAGGAACAAATAGAAAAACATCTCAGCAGTCATGCCGTAGTACTGCAGCTAATACTACTTTaaggctagtgtttctcaaattAGGCCAGGGGTTCTTGTAAAGTGACATATGTTACATAGCCCtacagtcccatttttggaattaaGCCCATTTTCCATCTTTCCTTGATAAAATAAtgatttttccctctctcctgttaATCCAGCCAGGGTAAAAAAtcatttatttaactcaaggagagatggaaaatgggcttatttccaaaaatgggacaaatACGGCTGCACTCAGACTTTGGGCCAGAAATTCTAATTAAGATGACTAATTAACTAATTAAGGCTCGTTAATGTTTGTCACCTGCAGGAACAATCCATTGCAGTGGTGCAAGGGGTTCTCCTTAACATAACTAATTGTCTAATTAAGGCTCGATAGTGTTCCTCACCTGCAGCagtactctgctgtgtgtgtccacGTTGGGCCAGGGGTTCTCGTTAAGATAACAAATTAATGAACTAATTAAGGCTCGTTAGTGTTCCTCACCTGCAGCAGCACTCCGCTGTGTGCGTCCACGTTGGGCCAGGGGTTCTTGGCCTTGCCCTGTTCCAGCAGCACATTGGGCACGATCTTGTAAAGCTGAGCCACCAGCTTGAACATGGGGTCGTTAGGCAGGTGCTTCAGGGCAAACTCCCGCTGGCACGTGTAGCGAGGGTCCGTCTTCCTCAGCACGGCGTGCCCGTAGCCTGGCACCACCTAGGGtgagggggagcagagagggagTCATTTTAATATCTTTCAAATGAATAAAATAGCCAGTTTTAATCAAAAATATATGTGTGAATACAGTAACCACCTGCTCAATCTGCTGAATCACCTGCTGAAAATGAGTAATTTGCCAAACCAAACATCTAACCATTTAATCCCAGACGCACATTTCCCAACATGTGTTGTGTAAGAGAGTGGACAGCTGCAAAGTAACCGGCATTGAGTAATCTGTAGTCGCGAGTTTAGAAACTGTATAACCCACAGGGGAAACCAGGGACTGCCCATTTAACACAGGGACGTGGCTTTTTGACTTGTGTCCAATGATTAATGTTAAACATACCGGTAATTGTCTTGATCAGAAGACATTGACCTTACATTTGCTGGTGCAAGTGTGTTGGAAGTTGAACACATctttccaatgtgtgtgtgtgtgtggtgtgtgcatgtttgggcaATCATCCTTGCAGATTTGAATCTGTGAAACTAAATTCACTTTTTCagaccccagtgtgtgtgtgtgtgtgtgtgtgtgtactcacccgtCCAGACTTGAGTGTGTTCCAGATGAAATCTCTCATGTGTTCGTCTGACACTTCTCCTCCCAGCTCCTTCTGCAACGCCGTCAGCCACACCAGCACCTCCTACAGCAcagccaccagggggcagcacatacacacatgagaaGAGAATTCGTGCAAAACAACAgagcaactacacacacacatcatacttcACACTGTTTCAAATCACAGAGGATGAGAAACGCATACAGAAAATGATGTGCATGAATAAGATGTAGAGAAATCAGACAACATCATAGGAGCTTCACCATCATGTGATCCAATGTCACATCATTAATAGAAAGAACACATTTCGTAGAAATGATGGCTTCCATAGCCTACCAACTTTGTAATGGCAACACTGTTTTTCTGCACATATGGAGctactgtcatttcactgcaagccaGTCTACAAGGATAAGGTTGTatatgacaaataaattactcttacatCAGGGAATTCTGCTCAATCTATTTGAAGCAGGATAGACTACAAGACATGGAGTTACAAGAGCACATCCGGAAGTACCTGGTTGGCGAGGCCGTGCAGAGGTCCTGCCAGGCCGTTCATAGCCGCGCTGAAGGACAGGTAAGGGTCGGACAGGGCACTGCCCACCAGGTGGCTAGTGTGGGCACTCACGTTACCTCCTTCGTggtcactacaaacacacacacacacacacacacacacaatggacaccATTCACCAGCTGCCAGAGTGTACATAGAAAATGCGGCCAGAGTAACCCGAGAATGTGAATACAGTACACCCAGTGCATCAGTACAATAGTGTGTTGAATTCTGTTTAGGAAAAATGACCGTCTTTTACGTGTTACAAATGCTACACTGCCTACATAAACATATAACAAAGAAAATTAGAGGTAATATGGTCATGCTAAACATTCAGCATACTGCTCAGCTAGTGCTAGAGTCCCACTTGACAAGGTGTATTTTTTCCCTTCCATGCACCACAACCCAAACAGTTAAACACTGTTCTGATGAGAATTCAAAACGTGAACATCCAGGAGGGGGGGCACAGTAGCGCAATGTGCTAATTATGCCTTGCCATATGGGCCCCTTGCCCATGAGGACCCAGCTCTAAATgcaacctgggtcatttcccaacctacCATTTCCTGTCTTCCCTCTACTGTCCTACCCAAACAAAAATGTCAGCATGGAAACATCTTGCATCAACTGGTCCTAAAACTCTGGCAGTATGCAGTTATACATCACGGCTCAGGTTGATTCTTAGTGGAAGACTGTACTCTTGATTTAATTGAAATCTGTGAATCTGGTCTAGTGTGGTGGATGGAGGATTGGGGCAGCCGTTGTACAGTGGGACATGGGTTTTacaccagagggttgcaggttcacttCCCACTCCCtgctgcactccatggctgaagtgcccttgagcaaggggcACCTAACATTatactgctccaggaactgtaaccaataccctgttaacaactaagtcgctttggataaaagcgtcagctaaatgtgatGTCATGCAATATAATGGATACAGACCACCCAACTGCATTTAGTTAGCCTGGGCCAAAGAAATCCTAACTATGACGCTGCACAACATTCCGTGAACTCATTTAGCCAGGCCAGTCATGCTAACTATCTAGAACAGAGGGGTCCAACATAAGGGCCGGGGGCCGGATCCAGCCCACCCGACGGTTCAGTACGGCCCCAGATTTGTAGAGAAAAATATAGTAGTAAATCCAAAAAAAGAAGCAAGTCTGAAATTCATTACAAAGCTGCAGCAGGTGTTTGAGATCTCAGATTTGTAATACTTGAGAGCAAGTTTGCCTTTTTTGCTCGCCATTTACAGCCACTGCTCCACCGACATCCACCTCAAAAAGTACGAACTAGCAATATGATTCCGATATGAGCCGAAAGGAGTTTGACACCCTAATCAAGGACATTTCAAACTCCGTCGAGATCAAACATGCCCTTTGCATGTCCCATGGAGAAATGGGTCAACACTGCAGCCGCAAAAGCTAGGCTAGCATTTAGTAATGTCTAGCAAAATACTGTAACCTATTCTGACCTGTCTGAAGTCTGCAAGCAAAGCAAATTAACATTATGCCTgaccatatgtgtttgtgtgtgtgtgtgtgtgtgtgtgtgtgtgtgcgcgcgcgctcaccTGTGGATGGTGAGGTACAGCCGCATGAGCTCGGTGAACTGTGCGTCGGTGTATCCCAGCATGTTGGTGAAGTTGTGAGACCAGTCCAGGCTGGAGTCTATGGCCCCGATGCTGCTGCCCTCGCGGTACAAGTTGCGGTAGATCTTAGCGGCCACACACGGCAGCTTGGCAATCAGGTCCATGGAGTCCTCATACACAAACTATAGACATACAAGACACACATCAACATTGACACATTAGACAGAGCAACTTGGCAATCAAGTTAATCGAGTCCACGTACACAAACTAGATACACAGGTCAGGACACAcatcagagtaggtattgcaactatgctgctcattggaactgtgctgcctattgcgtAAGTTGATCTTTTAAtggatatttacaaagtaataagctaatactagtatgaacaaagcatactatgcagctaaaaatgtctatttctggaaatttaaaatggcagacatggagaagatcccccttttcatgtatgagaagtgcaattttcccagtcataacatttgtgaatgggcagcatgaattctggaaagttgcttaaagggacactgtgtgagatttttttagttgtttatttccagaattcatgctgcccattcaataatattacctttttcatgaatacttaccaccaccatcaagttctaagtattctttatgactggaaaaattgcacttttcatacatgaaaagggggatcttctccatggtccgccattttgaatttccaaaaatagccatttttagctgcaaaaatgactgtacttggaccatactagaaaatatgtgtttattacttagtaaactttcgtgtaaagatcaaatttggcaataggcagcccagtttcaatgagcagcatagttgcagtaccttttttgaccatttcctgcagtgcacctttaaaatattacacagtgcatctttaccTTCCTTAAATGTATGTTGAAAACAGCAAGTACATTGGACAAACCAGCTTGGCAGTCAACACCGCAGAGGCAAACTGCACATACAGcaaacatgcacgtacacacaaaacacTTACAGTCTTGCCCGCTGACATCAAAAGGTTTTGCAGCAAGAAGTATGATCCCCCCCTCCCTTATGACAAGATGTCCcagtttttccttttttgttgttgcgcAACAGCTGAGCAATAATGACAGTGAATTACCTTGTAAGTGAGTGTGGATTAACCCAATAAAAAACAATTATAGTCCAAACCTTTGAGCGTTTTACTGATGGCCCGGACTGATAGCCAAGGTCAGACACTAGGTATGCAGTTTACAGTTTTGAGTCTAAAGTATAACCTACATAGATGTGCTGGGTATTGTGTCAGCAAAAGGTTGGAGTATAAAAATTATATACTGTCCGAACCtatagagcatgagtgtgtgcgtgtgcctgcgcgcgcacgtgtgtatgagTGCCACAGTGACTACGACAGAAGACAGAGTGACTACGTATGCACGCACAGCATAGTCAAGCTATTGCCATTCACCAGACTAAGCTCTGAAATGGAGTTTGAGAAATCTAATCATATATGGGCTGTAAGAAACAGAATTATTGGATGATGTGCACCATACCTGCTGACTTCTTACTAGTAGGCTTTTTTaacagatattttttggtctttttgaccactttatttatgatagtacagtgaagatggtgacaagaagcgagtgcggagagagggggaaggggaaggaccagcaaaggccccgggccgggaatcgaacccgggtcggccgcgtagtggaccagtgtcctaccattaggccaatATTAGACGCCCCTCGCGTCGTGGCTGGAAATTGAATGTGCTCCCAGGGACAGTCTAgtcagtggtggtcattttgcaAGGTTGAAAATCAGGCTGCTCAAGTTGTGAGGAGCAGGAACGGaagccgggctacctagtaactAAAGAATATCCTGCAAATAAGTTGGTTCAACAACCAATCAAATGGGCATATGGGTTGCTTGGGAAGGAGTTACacatttttttgagaaacatgGCGGCCATTCGAGCGATTTCCAACATctgtttttgcttaatttaaatagCCTGGGTGATTATAAATGTCGTGAATGTCTGCTCTCTATACATCCCTCTTCTTTATTTGATTGGCACACCCTGAAGCATTAAGGCATTAAGGATGTTTCTGCAAACAAAACAGGTGAAGATAGAGTGAGTGCAGAAAGGGGAGTGATTGGTCAATAATCCGACTAAGGTGTATACATGCCAACATAGCTCAACTAAGAATCGCATTATCTGGCAAGCGTAGTCCGATTTCTCAAACTCCAGTTCAGTTCGATTTCAGCAAGACTAAGGTGTATACAAGGTGTATAAAACGTAGACTTCAGTCGAACTAAGCCAATGATTCGAATTCCTCAAAGTGCATGTATAGAAAACCCACTatatgtgcgaatgtgtgtgtcgtGAGCGAGTGATACAGACattatgggtggattccaatatgcagactcccgtcctcaacctgtggcctcgcgttttgctgacgtgATAAGACAtgattgtgtgtatgagtgcaacTCAAGAGTAAagagtagaggtgcaccgaaatgaaaatttgtggccgaaaccgaaaccgaaaaataattAATCGCTTTGGCCGAATGCCGAAACCGAAAATAACAGTTCCGTTTAAAGTCACGGAAACACTAGGCATTTAAAACAATAAACAACCGATCAGAAACATTGTAGGTGCATTTCTGATGACACGCTGTCATTACAAAAAGCGACCAGCAGGTGTCCTTCTCCCATACTGagacagcagtaggcctacataatgtgtCAATTTCTCAGAGACAAGTTAATAAAATGTCAGAACCTACCAGCACTTGCAGCATTGTAACATTCTTTCTTGATTTCTCATCAaaacactatttttaaatatcgcTTAAGTCTACTGATTAGactacaataaatgtttagacaaggttttcaaagaaaaaatgtttatttgaaagCTTCAAATGTTGGATAACTGATACGAGTTTCATTTATACCCTTCAatgcattctgtttttttttcccccattcattTCATACTTTTCATTTTTAACATCACCCTTTCTACCCGTTTCATCtccccatcttttttttctttttttaaatggcttCATGTACAATAACTGTTTTTTTCCATTAACTGTATAAAGTCTCTGTCTGTAAAATGATTTTTAAACAACAATACttacaaaacaacacattttgtctacccttttcatctctctatccccgtcttttttttcttcttaaatgGCTTCATatacaatattattatttttttctgtattaAGTTTATGTCTCTGTCTGTAAAATGATTtttcaacacaacacattttaaacacatttcccaacacaaaaaaatgccttaaacagacacacacacacacacacacacacacacacacacacagggtcctcTTTGGTGAAGAGTTTAGTTAGCCTGGTCCTTCAGGAACAGTGGCAGGTTCTTTTTGACGAACAGCAACTTCTCTGCTTTGTCGCATGTCAGTCGGTTCCTCCTCTCGTCAAGGACATTCGACGCAGCACTAAAGAGCCTCTCGCTATCCGTGCTTGTGCATGGAGCAGCCAAGTACCTAGGATGGAAACAATGTTGTAGGTTCAGTTGTCAAGCAAAAGGCTACAGACTACTAGGCAACAGATAATTAACAATTCAGAGTACATTTTTTCTTAATTGTAAACGTTTGTATTGTTACAGTATATTAATCAATTACCTGCGTGCCATCCGTGCCAACTCGGGAAAGCGCCCTCGATTGGTCCTCCAATATGTTAGTGGGTCATCACTCCTGGGGATGAGGACTTCTGACAGGTAACAGTCCAGCTGCTGAGCTGTAGCACTCGTCTGCCTGGGATCTGGGTCGTTCTCTTGGACGATCTCGTCGAACATGGCTGAGAGTGAGGGGGCAAACTCGGCCTCGGTGCGGATCGGTCTCGGTGTGGGCCCTTCTCTGATCCTCGCTTCACCGTCTGGCAGGGATTCCAATTCTTCACGAACCATTTCCCTCATCCTCCGCTTCTGGTCACCATCGAAGAAATGGTCCTTGTATCGGGGGTCAAGCACACTTGCTATGCAGAACATGGGGTTCGTGTCTGTCTGGTCAAAACGTCTGTTCAGTGCTTCTAACAGTGCGGTCTTCATTGTCTTGACCCCGTGGTCTGTTTCCACGTCTTTCTTCAGCAGACGCGTCAGTGCTGCAAGTAACGGGATGTCATCAGCAGCGGATGCTTTGGCTGAGCTAATTTCTCTCGTCAGCTGTTCAAACGgcgcaaggagagagagaacattctCAATCAATACCCACTGGTAAGGGGTGAATGTCGCCGGCAGGTCATAATCGGCGATGTAAGTTGCCAGGGTACGCTTTTGAGCCAACAGACTTTGCAGCATGTAGAAAGTACTGTTCCACCTAGTACTGACGTCTTGCTGGAAGCGTTTGTGGTACATGCCAAATTGCCCCTGGATGGTCTGGAGGCGAGAATATGCCAGGGGGGAGTGCTTGAAATGGTCTACAATCTTCCTCCCTGTTGCCACTATGTCAACAATACTGCGTTGGCTCAGCACGCCTTCATTAACAGCGATTTGCAACGTATGGGCCACACATCGGATGCCTCGCAGGTCGCTGTCATCCATGGCTTTCACCATGTTACGAGCGTTGTCGCTCACAACTGCATGCACTTTAGTGCGGTCTATGCCCCAGCGCTCAAACATGCTGTCAAACGCACCTGATATCGCAGCTGCGGTATGGGAGCCTTTGAACTCCTGACACTGGAGGACTACGCGCTGAAGCAGGAAGTTTTCATCCACCCACTGCGCTGTTAGGCTCAACATGCTTGCTGGGCTGACATCGGAGCTCCATATATCAGTGGTGAAACTCACGTACGGTGGATTGCGGTCTTTGGCCAAGAGCTCGTGCACACGACTGGCGATGCTGTTGTACAGCTCTGGGAGGCAAACATCACAGAAGTACCGTCGACTGGGTAAGGTGTAGCGGGGCTCGATATGTTGAAGTAGTCTTCGAAACCCCACATCCTCCACAACACTGAAAGGCTGATCATCCAAAGCCATGTACTCCATTATCTTGTCGGTAATTCCCTTTGCCTTTGTACTGTCCTTATTGAATTTCCTGCTCCTCTCGAACATATCACTCACTGAAGGGGTTGTGCTAGCTGCTGTAGATGTAGCCGAGTTAGCTTTGGTTTTGGTCTCCCTCTGAAACTCGTATTTAGACGGATGGTTTGCCTTCAGATGGTAGATGAGCCCCGACGTGCTGAAAGTCTTGGCAGTGAGCCCCCCTCTCGACACTTGACTTTTGCACTCTTCACACACTGCATACTTATTCTCCCCCTCCTTTACTTTAAAGTACTTCCAGACGGCCGACATTTTTAATAAATGAGCTTCATTCACTAGCTTACAGAACGTTCGATTAACACAATATTCCCGCGGTTCTGTCATTGCAAGCAATGACGTTCATGGCGAGATAAACAAAACAACTCACAGCCCGTAAAAAGCTACAAGGAGgcaacatttttcattttaatatttattatgtTTCTGTTTTACGCGTCACTTAGTAACTGCACTGCTTGAGACATTTTGCGTCACCATTTTTCGGCCTCCGAtccggccactcaattggctttcggccgaaagccgaaagtgtctttttttgcgttttcggccgaatttTTTCggtggccgaattttcggtgcacctctagtaaagagtgtgagtgtgtgtgtttgtacctccCAGTACTTGGCCTTGTTGACTCCCTCGGAGTAGGCGCGTGCGAAGCTGCTCTCGCTGTTGAGTGCGGTGATGGCGGCGCTGAACTGGGACATGGGGTGCAGGTTGGTGGGGAAGTTGTCCAGCATGGTCACAACGTGGGATGGCAGAGCTGCACGCTTAGCCCACTCCTTAGACAGCCACgccacctaccacacacacacacacacaaacacacacacacagtattaaggtGCAAGAATGTGCAAGAAGTATCAATGTGCAAGAAGCCGTTCACTAGTTTCTCCACAACTGTTCAGTATTAAGACCAAAATATGAAATGCACACTTCTGTCAAAGGGGGTAGGATGTATCATTTGCCTAGGACACTTTAATGTCCACATTGACATAGGATTAATTTCAAGTGCACGTGCACAGGGCATACACAGGGTACCTctagtacacacatgcactccttc from the Engraulis encrasicolus isolate BLACKSEA-1 chromosome 14, IST_EnEncr_1.0, whole genome shotgun sequence genome contains:
- the LOC134462165 gene encoding citrate synthase, mitochondrial isoform X1 translates to MSLLSVSRLAPRILNSKSAACLFVASRNATSSTNLRDVLADLVPKEQSRIKNFKQQHGKTNVGQITVDMMYGGMRGMKGLVYETSVLDPDEGIRFRGYSIPECQQLLPKAAGGDEPLPEGLFWLLVTGQVPSDEQVAWLSKEWAKRAALPSHVVTMLDNFPTNLHPMSQFSAAITALNSESSFARAYSEGVNKAKYWEFVYEDSMDLIAKLPCVAAKIYRNLYREGSSIGAIDSSLDWSHNFTNMLGYTDAQFTELMRLYLTIHSDHEGGNVSAHTSHLVGSALSDPYLSFSAAMNGLAGPLHGLANQEVLVWLTALQKELGGEVSDEHMRDFIWNTLKSGRVVPGYGHAVLRKTDPRYTCQREFALKHLPNDPMFKLVAQLYKIVPNVLLEQGKAKNPWPNVDAHSGVLLQYYGMTEMNYYTVLFGVSRALGVLAQLIWSRALGFPLERPKSMSTDGLMKLVGAKSG
- the LOC134462165 gene encoding citrate synthase, mitochondrial isoform X2, which translates into the protein MSLLSVSRLAPRILNSKSAACLFVASRNATSSTNLRDVLADLVPKEQSRIKNFKQQHGKTNVGQITVDMMYGGMRGMKGLVYETSVLDPDEGIRFRGYSIPECQQLLPKAAGGDEPLPEGLFWLLVTGQVPSDEQVAWLSKEWAKRAALPSHVVTMLDNFPTNLHPMSQFSAAITALNSESSFARAYSEGVNKAKYWEFVYEDSMDLIAKLPCVAAKIYRNLYREGSSIGAIDSSLDWSHNFTNMLGYTDAQFTELMRLYLTIHSDHEGGNVSAHTSHLVGSALSDPYLSFSAAMNGLAGPLHGLANQEVLVWLTALQKELGGEVSDEHMRDFIWNTLKSGRVVPGYGHAVLRKTDPRYTCQREFALKHLPNDPMFKLVAQLYKIVPNVLLEQGKAKNPWPNVDAHSGVLLQYYGMTAEMFFYLFLQCSTTVCVMTPRVRQHDGDDNCVFRVVLLPEIL